A window of Bacteroidales bacterium contains these coding sequences:
- a CDS encoding gliding motility-associated C-terminal domain-containing protein has protein sequence MKKVLIILLFFLYTVKGITQNLVPNPSFEEYSICPSSLGQLSFSIPWQNPNNRTPDFCNSCCSISTGSSVPDNSWGNENAHTGIGYSGICSFYKSELGREYVQVLLIDSLKNNTIYCVEFYVSLGDKSDYAVNNLGAFLSTMAINSTNDLIICIPQIINISTNPLTNKDGWKKISGSFVASGGEKYITIGNFNDDPFSDTIHVDSSGYCGGMTYYYIDDVCVYDCSAPVYIAEAGNNTTICKGDSVQIGSTPHAQYLYNWQPSIGLSDTTIANPYAKPEITTKYYLTQKDFKFDETIDSITVFVKDCNDSITIPNAFTPNGDSYNDYFIVHGKNIKTISGKIFNRWGQELYKFTDANSNPIAIGWNGKTEQGNEVSEGTYFYIITVTFENGEVQEKHGCIELLR, from the coding sequence ATGAAAAAAGTACTAATAATATTATTGTTTTTTCTATATACAGTAAAAGGAATTACTCAAAATTTAGTTCCTAATCCAAGTTTTGAAGAATATTCAATCTGTCCATCTTCTTTAGGTCAGTTATCTTTTTCTATTCCATGGCAAAACCCAAATAATCGCACTCCTGATTTTTGCAATTCTTGTTGTAGTATTTCAACTGGTTCTTCTGTTCCTGATAATTCATGGGGGAATGAAAATGCACATACAGGTATTGGTTATAGTGGAATTTGTTCATTTTATAAGTCAGAACTGGGTAGAGAATATGTACAGGTTCTTCTAATAGATAGTTTAAAAAACAATACGATATATTGCGTTGAATTTTATGTAAGTCTTGGAGATAAATCAGATTATGCTGTAAATAATCTTGGGGCGTTCCTGTCTACAATGGCAATAAATAGTACGAACGATCTTATAATTTGCATTCCTCAAATTATTAATATTAGTACAAATCCTTTAACAAATAAAGACGGTTGGAAAAAAATATCAGGTTCGTTTGTTGCATCAGGAGGTGAAAAATATATTACTATCGGGAATTTTAATGACGATCCTTTTTCAGATACTATCCATGTAGATTCATCTGGATATTGTGGAGGAATGACATATTATTACATAGATGATGTGTGCGTTTACGATTGCAGTGCACCTGTATATATTGCTGAAGCAGGAAATAACACAACAATATGCAAAGGCGATAGTGTGCAGATAGGTTCTACGCCTCATGCTCAATACCTATATAACTGGCAACCATCAATAGGATTAAGCGATACAACAATTGCAAACCCTTATGCTAAACCTGAAATTACAACAAAATATTATTTAACCCAAAAAGATTTTAAATTCGATGAAACGATTGATAGCATTACTGTATTTGTAAAAGATTGCAATGATTCAATTACAATACCAAATGCCTTTACCCCCAACGGCGATAGCTACAATGATTATTTTATAGTTCATGGAAAAAATATTAAAACCATAAGCGGAAAAATATTTAACCGCTGGGGGCAGGAGCTATACAAGTTTACAGATGCAAACAGCAACCCGATAGCTATCGGGTGGAATGGTAAAACCGAACAGGGAAATGAAGTTTCGGAAGGGACATATTTTTATATTATTACTGTTACTTTTGAAAACGGAGAAGTGCAGGAAAAGCATGGATGTATTGAGTTGCTGAGGTAA